A region from the Rosa rugosa chromosome 6, drRosRugo1.1, whole genome shotgun sequence genome encodes:
- the LOC133715336 gene encoding uncharacterized protein LOC133715336, protein MADSENLNPKVDPEQQPPSNLNQNGLHDADPEEPDDDEFEEEEEEEDDDDDDEPPPLQRKPSSEESLRSSKAKMEGLFRRMETEKVDLRVHDVVIRGNTKTKEYLIEAELEGIRKATTMQELLEASAKASAKLKELDIFDSVRITLDSGPPELPRTANVLVDVVETESVITGELGCYTKPAARSWTAEGSLKFKNLFGYGDMWDGSLAYGPSQTSEISAGVLLPRFKGFVTPVTARVFLLSQDWLELSSYKERMAGLSLSLFSTRHHDVVYNLGWRTLTDPSQMASKSIRRQLGHGLLSSIKYTFTLDRRNSYLRPTRGYSFVSSSHVGGLSPDSRSVRFLRQELDLRYAVPFGFYHAALNFGVSGGVVFPWGNGFLNKPSSLPERFFLGGDFSPVCTPGGPATVWGFKTRALGPTEPRRHVRDNSNDENSESSGRDFVGGDLALSAFADISFDLPLRWLRERGVHGHVFAGAGNVAKLSENEFRKFSLQRFFESFRSSVGAGIVIPTKLFRLECNYYYILKQFEHDGGKTGFRFSISAPSL, encoded by the exons ATGGCGGACTCGGaaaacctaaaccctaaagtCGACCCCGAACAACAACCCCCCTCCAATCTCAACCAAAACGGACTCCACGACGCCGACCCGGAGGAACCCGATGACGACgaattcgaagaagaagaagaagaagaagacgacgacgacgacgacgagccGCCGCCGCTGCAGCGAAAGCCGTCCTCGGAGGAGTCACTGCGTTCGTCGAAGGCCAAGATGGAGGGCCTGTTCCGTCGGATGGAGACGGAGAAAGTCGATCTGAGGGTGCACGATGTTGTGATCAGAGGGAACACCAAGACCAAGGAGTATCTGATCGAGGCCGAGCTCGAGGGGATTAGGAAGGCCACGACTATGCAGGAGCTTCTCGAGGCCTCGGCTAAGGCCAGTGCCAAGCTTAAAGAGCTCGATATCTTCGATTCTGTTCGGATCACGCTCGATTCCGGCCCGCCGGAGCTGCCGCGAACCGCCAACGTCCTCGTCGACGTCGTCGAGACTGAGAGTGTGATTACTGGTGAACTCGGCTGTTACACTAAGCCGGCG GCTAGATCTTGGACAGCTGAGGGTTCACTCAAGTTTAAAAATTTGTTTGGATATGGGGATATGTGGGATGGTTCTTTGGCATATGGTCCCAGCCAAACATCGGAAATAAGTGCTGGTGTGCTTTTACCCCGGTTCAAAGGATTTGTAACTCCTGTGACAGCACGTGTATTCCTTCTTTCCCAAGATTGGCTGGAGTTATCCTCTTATAAAGAGCGAATGGCTGGGCTCTCGCTTAGCTTATTTTCAACCAGGCATCATGATGTTGTATACAACCTTGGTTGGCGTACACTTACAGATCCATCACAAATGGCCTCCAAGTCAATTAGAAGGCAGCTTGGCCATGGCTTACTTTCATCCATAAAGTACACATTTACACTTGATAGGAGAAATTCATATTTGAGGCCAACTCGAGgctattcttttgtttcttctagTCATGTTGGTGGCCTTTCCCCTGATAGTCGGAGTGTCCGGTTTTTGCGCCAG GAGCTTGATCTTCGTTATGCTGTCCCATTTGGATTTTATCATGCTGCACTCAACTTTGGGGTCTCTGGGGGAGTGGTCTTTCCTTGGGGGAATGGGTTTTTGAACAAGCCCTCATCTCTTCCAGAGCGGTTCTTCTTAGGTGGTGATTTCTCTCCTGTTTGCACTCCTGGGGGCCCTGCAACAGTGTGGGGATTTAAAACAAGAGCACTAGGCCCTACTGAACCAAGAAGGCATGTCAGAGATAATTCTAATGATGAGAATTCAGAATCCTCTGGAAGGGATTTTGTTGGAGGAGATCTTGCTCTTTCTGCATTTGCAGACATTTCATTTGACCTTCCATTGCGCTGGTTAAGAGAACGCGGTGTTCATGGACATGTTTTTGCGGGTGCGGGGAATGTAGCAAAACTGTCGGAGAACGAGTTCCGAAAATTTTCCTTGCAGAGGTTCTTTGAGTCATTTCGAAGTTCAGTTGGAGCTGGGATTGTCATCCCCACAAAATTATTTCGCCTTGAG TGCAACTACTACTATATCCTGAAGCAATTTGAGCATGATGGCGGAAAGACTGGCTTTCGGTTTAGCATCTCAGCTCCATCATTATAG